The Nycticebus coucang isolate mNycCou1 chromosome 2, mNycCou1.pri, whole genome shotgun sequence genome includes a window with the following:
- the KANK1 gene encoding KN motif and ankyrin repeat domain-containing protein 1 isoform X3 produces MAHTTKVNGYTSVKADDVLNGDHDKEQKDPYFVETPYGYQLDLDFLKYVDDIQKGNTIKKLNIQKRRKPSVPCPEPRATPGVWTSTESLSSSNSDDNKQCPNFLLARSQVTSNPISRPPAPLETSPPFLTIPENRQLPPPSPQLPKHNLHVTKTLMETRRRLEQERVTMQMAPGEFRRPRLASFGGMGSTSSLPSFMGSGNHNPAMHQLPNGYQGNGDYGGYAPAVPTTSSMGSSIRHSPLSSGVSTPVTNVSPMHLQHIREQMAIALKRLKELEEQVRTIPVLQVKISVLQEEKRQLASQLKNQRAVSQNDTCGVRKRSYSAGNASQLEQLSRARRSGGELYIDYEEEEMESVEQSTQRIKEFRQLTADMQALEQKIQESSCDASLERRENGACRSVAVGAEENMNDIVVYHRSSRSCKDAAVGIVTETRNCGITVTEAMLGVTTEADKEIELQQQTIEALKEKIYRLEVQLKETTHDREMTKLKQELQAAGSRKKVDKATMAQPLVFSKMVEAVVQTRDQMVGNHVNMVDTCVGTSVQTNSVGISCQPECKEKVSGPELPMNWWIVKERVEMHDRCTGRSVDSCDKRVGVEVSVCETGSNTEESVNDLTLLKTNLNLKEVRSIGCGDCSVDVTVCFPKECTSRSVSTEAVGQVEAAVMAVPCTTDQHTSMDLEQVNQSTNTETATLVESCTNTSLSTLDKQTSTQAVEMRTVAIGEGRVKDVNSSTKMRSIGVGTLLSGSSGFDRPSTVKTKESGVGQISINDNYLVGVKMRTIACGPPQLAVGLVASTRSVGVGDEPVGELLENPQPQAPPGMMTGLDHYIERIQKLLAEQQTLLAENYSELAEAFGEPHSQIGSLNSQLISTLSSINSVMKSASAEELRNPDFQKTSLGKITGSNMEHTCKCGGLQSGGPLSTQRSWPEQEVEMTDGKALGHQDTFPTEECTLSPVNLTDDQIAAGFYVCTNNESTLKSIMKKKDGNKDANGTKKNLQFVGINGGYELSEKMLSACNLLKNNINDPKALTSKDMRFCLNTLQHEWFRVSSQKSAVPAMVGDYIAAFEAISPEVLRYVINMADGNGNTALHYSVSHSNFEIVKLLLDADVCNVDHQNKAGYTPIMLAALAAVEAEKDMRVVEELFACGDVNAKASQAGQTALMLAVSHGRIDMVKGLLACGADVNIQDDEGSTALMCASEHGHVEIVKLLLAQPGCNGHLEDNDGSTALSIALEAGHKDIAVLLYAHVNFAKAPSPVSVVHLAFVNRLKSSRLADPPSSGN; encoded by the exons TAAAAGCAGATGATGTTCTGAATGGAGACCATGACAAAGAACAGAAAGACCCTTATTTTGTGGAGACACCCTATGGTTATCAACTAGACTTAGATTTCCTCAAATACGTGGATGACATACAGAAGGGAAACACCATCAAGAAACTGAACATCCAGAAGAGGCGGAAGCCATCTGTGCCATGCCCAGAACCCAGGGCCACACCTGGTGTATGGACTTCCACTGAATCCCTCTCATCTTCCAACAGCGATGACAACAAGCAGTGTCCTAACTTCCTCCTAGCCAGAAGCCAAGTAACATCAAATCCAATCTCAAGACCACCTGCCCCTCTGGAGACCTCTCCCCCTTTTCTTACCATCCCAGAAAATCGACAGCTGCCACCTCCCTCACCACAACTCCCAAAGCACAACCTTCATGTCACCAAGACACTGATGGAGACCAGGAGAAGACTCGAACAGGAGAGAGTCACCATGCAGATGGCACCGGGCGAGTTCAGAAGGCCCAGGCTGGCCAGTTTTGGAGGCATGGGCTCCACaagctccctcccttcctttatgGGTTCTGGAAACCATAATCCTGCCATGCACCAGCTTCCGAATGGATACCAAGGCAATGGGGATTATGGTGGCTATGCCCCAGCTGTTCCTACCACTTCCTCCATGGGGAGCTCCATCCGCCACAGTCCGCTGAGCTCAGGGGTCTCCACCCCAGTGACCAATGTAAGCCCCATGCACCTGCAACACATCCGTGAGCAGATGGCCATTGCCCTGAAACGCCTGAAGGAGCTTGAGGAGCAGGTGCGAACCATCCCTGTGCTCCAGGTAAAGATCTCAGTCTTGCAAGAGGAGAAAAGGCAGTTGGCATCCCAGCTGAAAAACCAAAGGGCTGTATCCCAGAATGATACCTGTGGTGTGAGGAAGCGGTCTTACAGTGCAGGGAATGCCTCCCAGCTGGAGCAGCTCTCCCGGGCCCGGAGAAGTGGTGGGGAATTATACATTGACTAtgaggaggaagagatggagagCGTAGAGCAGAGCACGCAGAGGATAAAGGAGTTCCGGCAGCTCACTGCGGACATGCAGGCCCTGGAGCAGAAGATCCAGGAAAGCAGCTGTGATGCCTCCTTGGAGCGGAGGGAGAATGGAGCATGTCGGTCAGTGGCTGTGGGTGCTGAGGAGAACATGAACGACATTGTTGTGTACCACAGAAGCTCCAGGTCCTGTAAGGATGCAGCTGTGGGGATAGTCACTGAAACAAGGAATTGCGGCATCACTGTAACAGAGGCCATGCTTGGAGTGACCACTGAAGCCGATAaagaaattgagctgcaacagCAGACCATAGAAGCCTTAAAGGAAAAGATCTACCGCCTGGAAGTACAGCTGAAAGAAACCACCCATGACCGGGAGATGACTAAACTAAAACAAGAACTACAGGCTGCTGGGTCGAGGAAAAAAGTTGACAAAGCCACGATGGCCCAGCCACTTGTTTTCAGCAAGATGGTGGAGGCAGTGGTGCAGACCCGAGACCAAATGGTTGGCAATCACGTGAATATGGTGGACACGTGTGTGGGGACCTCTGTGCAAACAAATAGTGTAGGCATCTCCTGCCAGCCGGAATGTAAGGAGAAAGTCTCAGGGCCTGAGCTGCCCATGAATTGGTGGATTGTTAAGGAGAGAGTAGAAATGCATGACCGATGTACTGGGAGGTCTGTGGACTCGTGTGACAAGAGGGTGGGCGTGGAAGTCAGTGTCTGTGAAACAGGCAGTAACACAGAGGAGTCTGTGAACGACCTGACACTCCTCAAGACAAACTTGAATCTCAAAGAAGTGCGATCTATTGGTTGTGGAGACTGTTCTGTTGATGTGACTGTCTGCTTTCCAAAGGAGTGTACCTCCCGGAGTGTGAGTACCGAGGCTGTTGGCCAGGTGGAAGCTGCTGTCATGGCAGTGCCTTGTACCACTGACCAGCACACCAGCATGGATCTGGAACAGGTGAACCAGTCCACCAACACCGAGACAGCCACCCTCGTAGAATCCTGCACAAACACTTCCCTAAGCACTTTGGACAAGCAGACCAGCACCCAGGCTGTGGAGATGCGGACAGTGGCTATAGGAGAAGGCCGTGTCAAGGATGTCAACTCCTCCACCAAGATGCGGTCCATTGGTGTTGGGACATTGCTTTCTGGCAGTTCTGGGTTTGATAGGCCATCCACTGTGAAGACCAAAGAATCAGGCGTGGGGCAGATCAGTATCAATGACAACTATCTGGTTGGTGTGAAAATGAGGACCATAGCTTGTGGGCCCCCGCAGTTGGCTGTGGGGCTAGTAGCCAGCACGAGGAGCGTGGGTGTTGGGGACGAGCCTGTAGGGGAGCTCCTTGAGAACCCCCAGCCCCAGGCTCCACCTGGAATGATGACTGGCTTGGATCACTACATTGAGCGTATCCAGAAGCTGCTGGCAGAGCAGCAAACACTGCTGGCTGAAAACTACAGTGAACTGGCAGAAGCTTTTGGGGAGCCCCACTCCCAGATTGGCTCCCTCAATTCACAGCTCATCAGTACCTTGTCATCCATCAACTCTGTCATGAAGTCTGCAAGTGCTGAAGAGCTGAGGAACCCTGACTTCCAGAAAACCAGTCTGGGTAAAATCACAG GAAGTAACATGGAACACACCTGTAAATGTGGAGGCCTGCAGTCGGGAGGGCCATTAAGCACCCAGAGATCGTGGCCTGAGCAGGAGGTGGAGATGACGGACGGAAAGGCCCTCGGCCACCAGGACACCTTCCCCACTGAGGAGTGTACACTGTCTCCAGTGAACCTGACAGATGACCAAATAGCTGCTGGCTTCTACG TATGTACCAATAATGAAAGTACACTGAAGTCCATCATGAAGAAGAAAGACGGTAACAAAGACGCAAATGGCACGAAAAAGAATCTTCAGTTTGTTGGCATTAATGGAGG GTACGAGTTAAGTGAAAAGATGTTGTCTGCGTGCAACTtactgaaaaataatataaatgaccCCAAAGCTTTGACCAGCAAAGACATG AGGTTCTGTCTGAACACCCTCCAGCACGAGTGGTTCCGCGTGTCCAGTCAGAAGTCAGCCGTCCCAGCCATGGTGGGGGACTACATAGCTGCCTTTGAGGCCATCTCCCCAGAAGTCCTCCGCTACGTCATCAACATGGCCGATGGTAATGGCAACACAGCCCTCCATTACAGCGTGTCCCACTCCAACTTTGAGATTGTGAAGCTGCTTTTGGATGCTG ATGTGTGTAACGTGGATCACCAGAACAAAGCGGGGTATACCCCCATCATGCTGGCCGCCCTTGCTGCCGTGGAAGCGGAGAAGGATATGCGGGTTGTGGAAGAACTCTTCGCCTGTGGAGACGTGAACGCCAAAGCCAGTCAG GCAGGGCAGACGGCCCTCATGCTGGCGGTCAGTCACGGGCGGATAGACATGGTGAAGGGCCTGCTGGCCTGTGGGGCTGACGTCAACATCCAGGATGACGAGGGCTCCACGGCCCTCATGTGTGCCAGTGAGCATGGGCACGTGGAGATCGTGAAGCTGCTGCTGGCCCAGCCGGGCTGCAACGGCCACCTGGAGGACAAC